The Topomyia yanbarensis strain Yona2022 chromosome 3, ASM3024719v1, whole genome shotgun sequence nucleotide sequence GGGAGGACTAGGTTcaacctcctctcaaattttgaCCTACCTGTGAAATAGCTTTTATATAGGTTATTCCGCGCAAAGGGGCAACAAACCAAAACTTGGAATTGGCGTTCAcggattggaaccagttttgaagatattgttcatctagagccactatataataacctaaatcAGTGTGTCGTTTGAACCACCCATTGGTACATAGGAACGGAAcacttaattttaaaaaaatgtttaaaaatagtttttgttcgGATTATATCTCTTGTACTGGCTGCACTAGAAGCAATCAGCGGGATGATTTTTGTAGGACTTGTTCaatgaatctagaaaaaatgctagtttttaacggcagtgttgccaaatatgaaactttttagttttaaagtaaaagtaggggacggtggggagttgtgaacaccgTCAATTCCCGCTAAGCTAtagatgataaaaatgtggtaaCTACTGTTAAATGTATCTACTGTCATGACGTCACTTTCTCTAGCAGATGTTGTATTAATTCATGTTCTTCATGTTCAGGTAACTAGCGACTTAATATACCCAACAAAAATGTGTGGTATGTGGAGTCCTTTTATGTGGTTGATTTTACAGTAAATTAGTGCAAAACATTCCTTGGGCAATTGGCTTTCATcgacaaaaaaatttgaatggaCCTTTAGTGTTTCGATGGAGATACCTATTTTTCGAAGATATGTAAAGTGGAGAGTTGTGAACCATGCATTTCAGTGGGTTATAGTTTAAAAAAAGAACAGTATCATTATTCAAAAATCAGGAATGAATCATACTTATTATGatataaaaatgataaatttcatgCGAAGAACAGGATTTTGCCACAAATTTAATTTCCCCGTGCTACAAGCGCGAATTCAGGTGCCTTGGCGCGAATCATGTTGTCACCAACTCATTGCGAATCAGATCACTTTTCCATTTCATCTATAGTTTAGAAATATCTTACAATTTATCTTCTATAGCCCTAATAAATATAAATCGCAAAAATATTTTATCTCTTCTACTTCTTgcgatggttcacaactccccaccaaactaaaaaatgaagAATTCCACGCATTTCGCATAagacaatgattattttcaattgCTTCAGCCTGTGGATGTATTAAGGTGTCCTTAACATATACTAGGTGTAACATTGAAAATCGACCAATATTTATGGTAGTTATCccccgaaaacaaaactatgttcacaactGCCCACCGTCCCCTACATTTTTCCCGTAATCGGTTACTGCAGGCCCCTTTTGACACTTAAAATATACCTACTTTGCCCGGTCAGTTTCTGGCactctcttgggataatgatgacatgcttctcagtattatgatcgaagttttcttagcattccAGTGGTATTTATTTCAGAACATCCAATGAATCCATATTTCTACTATTCCAACTATTGATAGAAGATTTTTGCCTACCATGAACCTCAACATTCCACACATAGTCTTCACCCAATAAGAAGTCACCAAAAAACTCAACTATCGACGCTTCAAAAGGGGCTGACCTGGATAGACTACCTCCTCTCTTCGTCAAAAATTGCGCAGCCTCCCTTTCCTTTCCCATCACCATCATTTTTAACCGATCGTTGAGCGTGGAAAACCACCGCAATAACTCCGATTCATAAGAATGATAGTATCCAAGACGTAAGTAATTACCGCTACATTTCGATTCTCTGCTGTCTGTCGAAGATGCTCAAAAGCATGTTGCACACATCATCGCGGAAGAACAATACGGTTTTGTTAAAAAACGTTCTACCACAACGAATCTAATGCGCTACGTTTCCAATCTCATCGAGCATATGGAGAAAAGGCAACAAGTGGATGCTACATAGGTTGACTTGTCCAAAGCGTTCGACAGAGTTCCTCGTCGTCTTGCAGTAGAGAAGATGAAAAGGCTTGGGTTCCCGGACGCAATCTTCTTTTTTCGATATCTCTTCAGGAATTCCCCAAGGAAATCACTTGGGACCGCTGCTATTAGTTTAATTTGTTAACGACCTCTGCAGAGTGTTTAATTCTTCTAAGCTGCTATTCGCGGACGATTTTAAGTTTTTTCGGTGCATAAAATCTCTCATGGATTGCTGTGCACTTCAGTCCGACATTGATACGCTTACTGCGTGGTGTGATATCAACGGCATGGAAGTCAATATACGAAAATGTAATATTATGGCATTTTGTCGAGCACGTTCTTCCGCTTTTTTTATTGCAATATATCGTCAGCCAATCGCCATAAAAGATCTAGGCGTCTATTTGGATCAAAAACTAAAATTCTCCGAACACGTGACACAAACGACAGCCAAGGATTTCTCGATGCTGGGAATTATTTGTCTCAACCTTCAATCTTTCATAGATGTGCGAATCGTTCGTAGCATGTTGGAGTACGCTGCTCCAGTATGGACACCGTACTACATCGTTCATATTAACAGAATtgcaaaaatgcaaaattgtttCATACGCTACGCTCTtcgtccccccccccccccccccaattacGAGGATCTTAGACTTAGACTTATTAATTTGCCTGCACTGGAGAGCAGGAGAGCTGCTTCACAGCGTCTTGTGACTTTCGACATAATTACAAATGCTATCGACTGTGCTGAACTACTCGGAAAACTGCGATTTTACACTCCGCTTAGACAGCCACGACAAGCGGAGCTTTTTCGACTACCAACTCATCGTACTCAATATGGACGAAACAACCCACTGGAAGCATGCTGCCGATCATTTAACGACATTCAcgataaatttgattttaatgcGTCTAAAAGTGTTTTTAGATTTAGAATTTGTATACAAGTGTCTGTATGGTGTAATCTATCGAagactaaataaataaataataacaggGACTAATATCTTTGGGGGTaaggggaggagttgcttctctaatcttccggtcatcacatcacatgctttggtattcttagtatgtataacaaacataaagatgtgacacaaggcgccaAGAACGCAccaaaatcctgtcaatcctatttttcattggattgtctgctctaaaaatatcaccaggggaccattcataagtGATATCgatattgacaataggggaagagcgtcacgcaacgagataaaaactaaaaatgaattttaaacgtatcagcggatcaggaataaaacaaaacgaacaacattgtttatgaatggcccccaaacaaagaatattccataacgaatatcacgtaacatcggcgACAGAGCATTAGGATCAAGGCCAAGTTCTCCCTGGGTCGTGCagaactgagaagcaacatcaatttaggtacagatagcagacgtccatttattttcattttttgtcttcatttgtttctcttgcTACAATATATGCAACTCGGTGCAAGAGAAcgtgacggccaaggaaacggaaagccaataacccaaacagatcaggaacagaAAGGAGGACTACGAACGAGGAAACAAACAACAGATGAGAAATCGTTcacttatttattataactacgatactaatcacaattgttttgcttttcttgtttcgtttcagcaaaccaaaatctatacggactagcacatacgaacagttaggctttgtaggttctcatcttgacagagtctagatgggcggatgaacgtctgccagggtgtgggctgagaaatgacaatgacactgtacgagatggcgctgggcctgtggccttcgactggcatggtctccattctcattgattcggaagtcttcttggctggttggtagatatgtcgactcttttgatcgtgagtatgaggctaggtcaagaaaggagtgcaggactggcaccaaAGAGATAGtcaattattcaggacttgttcttatgattattaaactcgaccaagcccaccggctctcagaaatgataagcaaccctttcgggtcggtgtggtctattcgaATCGAATCAGGCgcacattcggttcgagcaagctttatggggaatagtggataaatatttcttacgcctttattggcagagattctttttgcgaaatcctaaaataccttcactggtatagctactcagcataataataatagaaaaattaagggtttgcctggtccataatgtaatgaatacgtatatagaacagggataatcgagttatgttataagatagagaagaaacagcacagttgtaggaaaagtattcgcgagtaaggactaataatactgctagtatgtttaccgtttcaattaatagtcgattgatccgcttcggacctaggagacaaaaatgagattaggaagagacagaagcggattcgaTGCAAAATTTaccaatatgacgttgaccctACGGCGATGGTAaaatgattttccataggatgacatactagatgacacgacgttacacgccctaaacttgcgccaaatagtttgtatgtatgtatgtatgaatgtaagcccgtatgtatgcctgcatgcatggatgtgtataggaTCAATGcatccctgagcaacatggaaggactgtacacactgtcaagtgcaacggagagacggtaggtgtacagttaatgcacataggttgcagaaaaAGGGTTGTTGGATTAGCGACAGATGCAAGTATTTTTTCGCTTGcgtcattttttgtgaaaaatttgaaGCTGCTCCAAGAATAAGATTTTTTCGGTTTTTGTTTGGTTTCGAAGTAAATGTGCTTGCAGTCACAAGTGTTGGGTCTCCGAACCGTTCCAAAATCACAGGATCGCTGTTATGTTTGTCTCCGATCTGGCTGTCACCGACGGACAGGAAGCATTTGAAGATTGCGCACGTCACGGTCTAATGCAGCCAACAACCGACAGGCTGCGGATTGGCCAGTGGAGGTGGCCCGAAGATGCGGTATGGTGCCCAGATCAGTGTACAGGCTGCGGAGTATTCTAATATATTGGTGAGATCCATCCTGTTTGTTTGGTTTTTCTGTTTGAATAGCTATGTGTCTGTATTTTTTTCTCTActaaacaataacaataaccaaTTAATTCATATATCTTCTAATTATCGCATCATATATATTTTTCGCCTTTTATTATCTCCGTCATCTATGGaaactgtttcggttccgagcgTTTTCATTAAGTAGATGATTGGactattataaaataaaaacgcttgtaaggacgtggccagtTGTGTGGAGATGAGCGAGTCTACGCCATTGAGGATAGTGGCGAAATCTGATATGACAATGGATATGCTCATTTTCTGCAACTCCATctacgatttgtgcaggtgttcgtgctatgctatgctatgctatctTCAAATCCAACTCTGCACAGGAGGTCTGTCTGTTTAAATATGtgtattatattttaatatactacaaatattaatcttgacaagaaaaacactaaagcaTAACTTCAGTGTTTTccgagcgagtaaaggcgctttatcctaggcttattagccagggcaaggtgtaaatacctctgtcccatcccaaaggcccaaaggagtgacaataaccttcttagcaaagtcactcccaacgatttatcatatccccttcaaatggaaacggttggtacggttgtcctcgtttcttcctcctttaagattcgaaatgattcgttaattaaattattcattatttgaataatttagggtagacgagcccttattcatctcattagtcaggatatcacactatttcgttggtaactcgacttagagttagtggattgcgcttaaataggtatcatcatctttgcttcgttcctaagaagcagtacagtttaaaaaattttcctgggaaatgtaaaatattcgcgtttgagcgaagcgaaaagtcgagcacaacatacccttattcatcctaccatttgagctaatgcgttgaatagagatagcagatactgctctaactaatgtgttcaaatgggtgagatgaatagaggtgctaagatgaattagggagcagttaccCTAATTGCCGTTTAACGttgaatcatctttaaacccaactctgcacagtaggcctggccgttttaatatttgcgacatatgaaaatatgcttcatatattaatattgacaagaaaaacactatagaataactgtagtgttttccaggatgcttttcaatactggttgtgtaagggttagaatagaatagaatagaataggtTGCAGAAAAgggttgttgagacagcccgatttgcacactgataaataacaataacaggGACTAATATCTTTAAATTGAGCACTAATagttataaatattatcagtactaacagaagttattaaaattaatctgattgggttttgctgaagcagtgctgccaggaatagTTCTGTTAATGGTGAAAATGACATCTTAGAATATTTTCGTAGCCTGGCCTGGGAAAAAAGTTGGCCAAGAAATGGTTAACAAGATTTTGATAAGAGACCCGGAAGTCACTGGAGGCGAATTCTTGGATAGCTCAATCAAAAACGGATATTAGGTTATGTAAAGAAAGTGTCCAGCAGTACTTCTCACTGAGGCGGCCGGGAACCAATCGTCTACGTAACCTTTGCTAGTCCTTCGCTGATAACAAATATGAGTGAGAGAGTTTGCGAAGGCTACATGCGTAGTGATCACCTGACAATCCGGTACGACGTTGGTCAACGAAATGATGGACAAGGATCGCTTTGTGGAGGTACAACGCGCACTCTTCTGACTGGAATGAGGGTTAAAAGAAAAGTTAGGTCGTGATATATGACACcaccacgtaaattaaactggagccaagaaacagacgaccctTAGCTTACTTACCtactttatttttttgctaGTATACGactaatcgaatcattttccccgtaAAATCGAAGTCccgggtaatcgagtttgacctgtattgcaaaagacacaccttattaaaaagtttgtcTTAGAATAATTGCACAAATGGCTACAAACAACTGATACATACCGTTAACTCGTAAccaatataaataataaaagaaaaccaactaaaaaaatcacaacttgaaattctgaaaaatcgactaggaccgaaataggtacatttacatttactaTAATAGAAAAAATTACTCTGACTATTTTATTCCCAATTTCTTCgcgaatgaagcttaaattcatgaagtaacaaaaaaaaagtttgactcgattatccgtggtgagttttttttaaatccccggataatcgagtccgacctgtatttaGACTACGTTTTGTGAAGATTCTAGGATAATTGTGTTGAGCATTTGAACAGCTTCTAGGTCTGTGAGGAAAGTACCTATCTTCATAACAAaaagtttttcgtgtttcttgaccacaccattttcaaaaaaaaaatacttttggaaCTCTAAAGCTTCAGTTAGTctttgggcatgaaagggtctAAATTGATTTAGTTACTTAAGCCATTACAATATTAAAAGTACAGCAAATCGTTAACCGTTTGGCAATGTACATTTTCTTACCCAAACACATTTTCTTTCTACTCGGACAATAGTAAAACGTTCATCATTCCGACAATCCCAGCATATCCCTCAGTATAGTAAAACCTGATCAGTTGCATCAGTTGATGACGTACCACACCAACATCTCACTTAATATAAAAGGTGCTTCTCCGCTGAGTGTCCTCCTAACTAAACGTACTTTGTGTAGCACCTATATTGAAAAGGCTGTCTACATACATGCGCATATGTAGGTACATATGATGTGGTCGCTAGCATCGCAGTCATTGTTTGCCTTCATCACTCGAGCCAGGTGTGCTTCAGCTGGTGTGTTTCTTTTGATTCTGCAGGAATCGGAAAAGGATATGTGTGCTCTTCTCGCGACGAGCCTACCTACCACCTACCTAGTCCAACAGCAAACGGCTAGCGGTATGGCTATAGACAATACAAATTAATTTGCCATCTTGCATTTCACTTGCAGATTTACGCTACTCTTCTCCCACGGCAATGCCGTCGATCTGGGACAAATGACGAGCTTCTTTATCGGGTTAGGCCAACGGATAAACTGCAATATATTTAGTTATGACTACTCTGGGTACGGCATGAGTACCGGAAAACCAACGGAGAAGAATCTATACGCAGACATTGACGCTGCCTGGCATGCCCTGCGGACCCGGTATGGCATTAGTCCGGAAAATATAATCCTATACGGACAGAGTATAGGAACGGTACCGACGGTGGACTTGGCCAGCCGGTATGAAGTAGGAGCGGTGATTCTGCACTCACCCCTGATGTCCGGCATGCGGGTGGCATTCCCAGCGACCAAGCGGACCTGGTTCTTTGACGCTTTTCCTAGGTACGATTAATCCGCAAAGTTATGATTCCGGGTATGATAACGTTTTTTTTCTCTATATTTTCTAGCATTGACAAAGTGCCCAAGGTAACCTCACCAGTTCTGGTGATACATGGAACCGAAGATGAGGTGATTGATTTTTCTCATGGAATGACGATTTATGAAAAGTGTCCCAGGGCGGTGGAACCGCTGTGGGTCGAAGGTGCTGGACACAACGACGTCGAAATGTACGAGCAGTATTTGGAGCGACTGAAGCAATTTGTGTCGGTGGAGTTGGTCAACTGACAAAAACTGAACAAGGGTGGTGGTGGTGGCATTGCGGACGGCGGAGCTAGTGTAAGTGGTGACAGTGGCCGGAACAAACGAAGcacagaaaaaaagaaacgCAACAAAGACGAAGGAGATGGAAAAGACGAAGACGTACTGCCGGAGGAGGATGAAAATGAAGACGATCTTGTAACAGGTAAGTTGTATATCCTACAATCATCGATACActttaatttcaaatattgatTTTTACCTTATGCAGACGATGAAATTCTCAATGCATCGATTACGATCAGCTCAAATTCAACGAACGTCTCGACAGGGGAGAAACTTCTCTAGCATCAGGGGTCGGACGCCGGGAGCGTGGTAAATCTTGCTTCTGGCGTCTCGGCCGTCATTCCGGCTTCCGCTGACGTACTGTCGCCTTCCGCTCCGGTTCACGGTAGCATTAgtaacaacaatagcaacaacaatagcaaacGGAGTTCCAATTCGGCCCGCAGCAATACCAAAGCCACGGTTCACATAAACGGCATCACGGTCGATCACTTTCAACAGAACTCGGATGTTGATGAAGATCGTGCCTCCATGATCGCCGGTTCTGAAGCTGCCTGCCGCAACAGCGATGTTCAAGGTTTCATTTCATACTCCAGCGATAGCAGCATGATTGAACTGAATCTGAAGTTTAAAAAGTGCGCCTGCAACGAGAACATAATCAACATTTCCAAAGAGAACTTACAACAGCAGCAACGGAAAGACCAACGAAATCCGGAGCCATTATTAGGCATCGGATCCAATCCAGCAGAAACGGAAACAACTACCGCCGCCAGCACCACGTTCAGCAAAGAAGGTAACCGTAAGAAATTACTACAGTTAAACAAAGACAATTTAAACAGTTTAGTGACACAACTTAACGATACGAATAGCTCATCCTCATCGTGTACAAAATGTAGATTATCCTTagacataaaaaatattttaaaccaGATCGTTAGCGATAGGAAACTTAAATACGGGACACAGTTGCAGACAGATCAAGACAAGCAAAGAGTAGTGAACCGAGCGCCTGTTCAACCCGAACCGGGCGTTAGAGCAGAGTGCAATCGAACCCTACAGGTGGTAGACAAGTTTGGTGGCAGCCCTTCAAAGGCAGCCAGCTGGTCTCCGTTACTTCCATCTCCCCTTTCCGTGTCCCCATCACCGAGCGTAGCCGATGACGACATCAATCGCCTTCAGCGTCGTCACAGCGAAACTGTAGAACGCAGGTCCATTGGCGTTCAACATGGACTACGTTCCGGGTACCGTAAAAGACCTCAGCTACGCAAAGGCAAAACGCAAGTAGAGGAAATCATTGTCATTTCTGATGAGTTCCGCCGACAATCACTATCCGACCAGAAGGTTAGAATCCACCGTGCAAGAAAAATTTCCAAATCAATGGAAAGCATCGATCAACAGGTGAACGAAACCTCGAAGGCACTCGGTGCGATAGAGTGCTTGCACCTGGAAGATGATACCTTGACCGTCGTGGTAGATTCCGATGCTACCCTTGGCAACGGTCACCAAAAGTCCAAATCCAAATCCGTCGATGACATTTCGCTCAGCTCCAACCACAACGAGGACGAGTTTGCACCGTTGACGAGAAGCTACAACGCGGCGAACAGCGTAGAACTGGTCTTCATTTCGGACGAGTTCGTGCAACGGAAAAGTAAACAAGACGTAATCATCGTCGACGCGAACCCAAACGTCCTGAGGAGAAAGAAATCAACCTCGAAAAATGCGATCGTCATCTCCGATGAGCACAAGCAGAAATCAACGGCCGCCAAGAGTAAAATGGTTAAAAGTGCTTCACTGAAATCTAAGGACCCACGCCGGAAGACAACCATATCCAATTCGAACAGCTTTCTAACCTACGAGGAACCATTTTCGCCGGATACGCTGGAAAATAAGGACATTGGGACGATGTTTGCTGAGGCGACGGCTACCGCAGAGAGCAAGTAGGCGAACAACTTTTTAAGCTCTCGCGACGTTTTATTGCAATTCGTAGCGGCTACTTGTTTGTTTCGTTCGTATGTTCAGTGGTTTCAGTGTCCGATACGAGGGGTGTTCATAGGAACAGCAAATTATTGATTGGCTTACACGATATTTTGCTATGTGGAAATTTTCTTCATTATATTAAAGAAATAATTGTTTGTTCGTTCCATATTCAATATGGATTTCAATGTTAACGATAAATCTTTTGTGCTACAAAAAAgttttcttgtttattgttaattGCATACGTTGATTACGGTAAAATGCAATatattttcgtgatttttaGCAAACTACCTCTCCACGCACAATTGTCCCGTGTGCAGACGGAATCCCATAGCGCGTGAGGCATGGGACTCCAGCTACACGCAGTAAAAGTCTATCACAAACCTACAATAGAGTATCCTAAAGAATATTTTTAGTGTGTTCGTGGGAAATAAATATGTGAAAGTAGTTCAGAAAATACAAATTTCACTTGACCTTAAATACCTTTGTTGGTAAACTATATATTATAGctaaaaattactgaaaaatagGACGTGTCGATGAATTAGAAATAAAGATATTACGCGTACCGCAAACGCTTTGAAAAAAACAAGAACAGTTTTAAAACATCGGCCAACgtcaattttcataatttttccatttttttttctacataTACATTGAAACTGGTCTAGGTCATTTAGCATGGTCATTTGACATCAAGTTATTTAGCATGACGGCCTCGGTCTCGGTTGACAAGTTTCGGCTTTACACTTCGACGACAAATCGCAAAACTTGAAAattagatttgaattaacaGTCCAAGTGACTTCACGACACTTCAGTTATGTCGTAGACATTACTAccattttttctttattggGAGCCGCCTTTCTGGGACTGAGACGGTTTTTGTATCAGCATGGGGCTTGGATTTGGTGGAGCAGCTGAGAGTTTTGACGTTGGGGGAAGGTTGAGGCTACATTTCCGGGCTCGATTCAAACATTTGGTAGGTCCATAAATGACAATTCTCTTCGAAATGGCATTTCAgcgtttcatgcatttctgGAGAATATGGAGTGGGGGTACCTAAATGATCTCTGGTAATTTTTCACGGTTGAGGGATTTCTGACTGACCGCTTTTCGGTGCCCTTGGTCGTGTTTGATTGGGCTGGGGTTTAACGTGGGGCCTTTTTCGGGGTACTCTGGCTTAACGGTGGGTTTGTGTAGTAAAATTCAAGGTAGCCATTTTTGTTGTCACCCATccccacgcgatcatgaatcttCCACGCTCGAAAACCGAAAATCTCGGTCTTAGCAGTCTAGgtgcatgccttcaattggacaacTCATAAAAAATCTACATTAGAATCATGGCCTGCTCGAACCACCTCATGGGAATATACAAACTACAAAACGGCTATACAAACGAATGTATGCACACAAAATACAAATGCTCACGCGAACAAATACGTAGACATACGgccgctcgagtccttcgccaTAATACAAACCAAGTCTGCAGCATGAAGTACAAagtactttacgctcgtccggacatgccgcagactcaagtaattcgcatttctaatgccaaaggacctgcggtagcagacaaaaggttaagtcgccggaaactctaagcttgctcatatgatccACGCTTTTCTTAACATTCTTCCATCAACTtgttgctctcccttgagtactatggctcttaatattgaaaaatatacttcatctTCCAGTCTCTTGCTAATTAAACGCCGTTACAAGTTAAAAAATGTACCCAAAAGGTCGACAACAAAAAATGGGAAAAGGAagtaaatgaaaattgaaatacGCGACAAGGGTCGCTCGAACGGCATACTCAGCAAAAGGCGACTGTCGTCCATAAGACAGCGAAACTCGATGACGGCTACACATACAAGCAATCAGTATGAAACTAGCAAATAGTTGGTATAGCTGCCGGCTAGACCGGTCGAAGTGGCAAAACGTGGGTCACCCCAGAAAGAAGCGTCCCGAGTGAAAATAATCGAAGGTGTGTCGATTCTCATGCCAAAATGGAAAACTAATTGACACAAATAGCGCTATACTCTGTATTGTCCGCACGAGAAGCGTCAAACGGTGACGACATTGCATAGACCGGTAGGTTGGTTTTGTTTTTATGACaatcgccattttggggtaaacgacgttagatatgccacatttctgaaaaatctctacaatgaGGCGTTTTCAGATTCTTGAAATACTGCTTGgatactgagatatagcgagaaacgtgatgtgaaattgtgagttttctgctctaaatcactgaatcttggGATTGGCACAActtatat carries:
- the LOC131687378 gene encoding alpha/beta hydrolase domain-containing protein 17B-like: MNGLSFSELCCLFCCPPCPGRIASKLAFLPPEPSYDLKADEAANSKFTLNLLDRADWQYGNREMECFEAFYARSSKGNRISCLFVKCSANARFTLLFSHGNAVDLGQMTSFFIGLGQRINCNIFSYDYSGYGMSTGKPTEKNLYADIDAAWHALRTRYGISPENIILYGQSIGTVPTVDLASRYEVGAVILHSPLMSGMRVAFPATKRTWFFDAFPSIDKVPKVTSPVLVIHGTEDEVIDFSHGMTIYEKCPRAVEPLWVEGAGHNDVEMYEQYLERLKQFVSVELVN
- the LOC131686904 gene encoding uncharacterized protein LOC131686904, producing MHRLRSHQGSDAGSVVNLASGVSAVIPASADVLSPSAPVHGSISNNNSNNNSKRSSNSARSNTKATVHINGITVDHFQQNSDVDEDRASMIAGSEAACRNSDVQGFISYSSDSSMIELNLKFKKCACNENIINISKENLQQQQRKDQRNPEPLLGIGSNPAETETTTAASTTFSKEGNRKKLLQLNKDNLNSLVTQLNDTNSSSSSCTKCRLSLDIKNILNQIVSDRKLKYGTQLQTDQDKQRVVNRAPVQPEPGVRAECNRTLQVVDKFGGSPSKAASWSPLLPSPLSVSPSPSVADDDINRLQRRHSETVERRSIGVQHGLRSGYRKRPQLRKGKTQVEEIIVISDEFRRQSLSDQKVRIHRARKISKSMESIDQQVNETSKALGAIECLHLEDDTLTVVVDSDATLGNGHQKSKSKSVDDISLSSNHNEDEFAPLTRSYNAANSVELVFISDEFVQRKSKQDVIIVDANPNVLRRKKSTSKNAIVISDEHKQKSTAAKSKMVKSASLKSKDPRRKTTISNSNSFLTYEEPFSPDTLENKDIGTMFAEATATAESKSDLNSSNCRPK